GATTAATGTTGTCATTGTATGTGTAAAGTTTTTCTTGAGTCAATTCTGATTTCGAATACATCTCGCGGCTGTCCCAATAGTCAAGCCAGTTTTTATTTAATTCTGGTTTTTCCAGCGGGCTATTTAAAAATTTTTCTAACTGTGGTTTTGTGATTTTGACTTTGCAGTATAATGAACTTAATTCAGACATGATTTTAGAGTTTTGTTGCTAATTATATTTATTGCAAATAAATTTTTGTTGAAATATTTTTTATATCAATTTAGTCCCAGCGGCTTAAATTTCCTTGGGCTCTTTCAAAAAGTTCTTCAAGAACATTTTCGAGAGATCTTTCAGGAAGACCTGATTCTAAAAGTTTAAGTAATTGATTTTTAGTCTTTACCAAATCATCTTGATGACAATATAAATTCATGAAATGGCCCTTTTTATCAAAAATAAAATACTCTCCGCTTTCATAATTGTCTTCTTCAGACATAATCCAGCCAATACAAGGAAAAGCTTTGTTTATTTTTTCGGTTTCTTCTTCAGTCAGGAGTTCGTATTGCTGAAATTCGGGTCTGTCATTTCCCCAAAAAGCAATAATCATATCAATAATTCCGATCGAGTTGTGTTCAAGTTCCGCTCGTTCCTGAATTTGATTAAAAAGATTTTCAGGAGAAAAAATACGGAAGATTTCATCCGATTCTATTCCGCCTACCGTTTTGTAAAAAGTGATTAATTCTTCGGGAATAGGCTGCGAAAAATAAGGCGTAATCATTTCGATTTCCTCATTTGTGGCAGGAGCTAATTCATGGATTTCATCATATTCAAGTTCACATTCAGTAACACGGTTTTTAATTTCTTCCATTGTATATAGTATAATTTTGTAATTGTAATTCTTATCTCTTAATGACGATTATCGCACTGCAGATAAATTTCTTCATTTGATTTATCGATAATTGAAATTCCCGGACAGCCAAATGATTCATATAAAAAACCGAACACAACTTCTGGTTTATTTTTAAAAAGCTTCCCCGTCCATTGATTAATTGTTTCTGGACTTTCTTCATAATTTAATGGAGAAGGAGAAGTTCCTTCGCTCTGGCTGTATAATTTTTCAATTATAATTTCTTTTGTTTTAGCATCGGTTACCAAAAGACGTCTGCCAAAAAGAATTTTTCGATTGTCTAAATAATCCTGAAGAAAATAATTGTAATTAGCTGTTTTAAAAGCGTAAGTAGTTCCTTTTGAAGTTCCTTTTAACGTTTTTTGATCTTCGCCTTTTAAGGGTTTCGAAGGAAAATCTTTAGCAGTAATTTTTTTCCAGTCAATGGGAACTAATTTTTGTTTTGCAAACGGATTTTCTTTGCCTACATATACGATCGCATCACGATAGTATTCGCTGAAACCTTTTAGGTATTTTATATTGATTTCAAAACCAATCATAAAATCATAATTGTGATACGGCCAATCTTCTTCAGATGAATATCCGTTTAAAAAAGCGGCCGTTTTTAGATTTTTAACCAAAAAAGAAGCGAGTTTATTTTTGGCATAATCATAAACAAATACCGAATCACTTTCGGAAATATTGGTTTTAGATAAAAATCTTTTTCTGTAATTTTTTTCGAACGTAAAATATTGAGCCTTCTGTTTGCCTATTTTTTCAATATTTGGTAAAGCAAGTGTATCATTTTCTTCGCCTACAGGATAAATATCCGAAAGGGAAACAAAAGCAACATCGCTGCTGTCTTTTGGGATAAGGGTAAATAAATTGATGCTTTCTTTTAGTGAACTTTGTTCCTGGTTTTGTAAAGTATCATTTTCAACAACTGCATTTTCTGCCGAAGGTGTTTCAATGGTTTTATTTTCTTCTTTTTTGCAGGAAACTATAAAAAGAAATGAAATGACAATAATGGCGTGGTATTTTAAATTCATAGGACTATAAAGGTTTAGAAATATTTTTGTGAATAGTATGCAAACTAAATTCCGTAACAGCAGATAACACTAAAATAGGTAAAATAGAGTATGAAATTGTATGTTGTATTTCTTCGCTAAATGTATAAGTGCTCCAAGAAGATTCGCGGTCTACAAAAATGACATAATTCCAGAAAAACCAAACTGCAATTAAAAACAGAAGTTGTAGGCTGTTTTTCCAATAGACATTTTTGATCAATGAAAGAATAAGCAATACAATGATTAAAAATACAGTGGTGAAAATAGAAATAAAATTGACATCGCTAGAAAAAGAACAATCAAGACATCCGCTCGATATTTTTTCGGAAAAACTTCTCATTGCCCAATACATTTCTAAGTAAGTAGCTGTAAACAAAAGTATTGCTATTAAAGTGTATTTCTTTAAAAGATGAATGGTTTTATTTGAAAACGGTTGGCTCATTTGAAAATCTTCGGTAATATTTGTTTACAATTCACACAAAAATATAAAACATTTCTTAAAGAAATATCCTTCAAAAATTATAATGGTTTTAAAACGAAATATAATCAGAAAAGATATGCTTAACCTTTTGATAATATGATCTATAGGTTAATTTTTTACTTTTAATAAAAAATATAATTTATGGATATCAATTGGACTATAATAGGGATAGTAGCTGCACTGGTAATTATTTTGGTTGTTCTAACGGTTAGAAAAAATCAGAAAGAAAAAAAGAAACTAACAGACTTGCTGAATAACGATTTCAAAAAAACTGAGGAATATGAGGTGAATGCTGAGGATTCGGCAAATGAGAAATAGCAATCATAATTTCAATAAAAAGATAAACCCTTGTAAATTTTACTTTACAAGGGTTTTTATTTTGGTGGAGAATACCGGATTCGAACCGGTCGCCTCTACGCTGCCAGCGTAGCGCTCTAGCCAAATGAGCTAATCCCCCTGATTTTGTTTTGTTGAGAATACTGGATTTGAACAGTCGCCTTCCCGATTTTTCATCGGGACGCTCTAGCCAAATGAGCTAATCCCCCAAAATGGTCATAACAAATAAAATCAATTAATTGTCAAAAAACAAATTTCGCAGCGTTTCAGGAGAATTATTTTTCAAAAGCGTAACTTTACCTTTAAATCTATTTTTATGAGTTTAGAAAATCTAAATGGAAGTTTAGAAACTTCTTTTCAAAATACAATTGCAACAGTACAATTTGGGCATCCTGCCAGCAATTCTTTTCCACGTCAATTATTGGATAAACTTACGGCAGAGATTAATTCGTTGAGCCGAAATGAAACCGTATCTGTTATTGTTTTAAAGAGCGAAGGAGCTAAGGCTTTTTGTTCTGGCGCTTCGTTTGATGAACTTTTGCAGGTTGAAAATGAAGAAGAGGGAAAAGAGTTTTTTTCTGGTTTTGCTCATTTACTCAATGCAATGCGCAATTGCAGTAAATTAATAATCGGACGTGTTCAAGGAAAAGCCGTTGGAGGAGGAGTAGGGATTATATCGGCCTGTGATTATGTTTTTGCTGCGAAAGAAAGCGATGTAAAATTATCAGAACTCGCCATCGGAATTGGACCTTTTGTAATTGAACCCGCCGTTTCCAGAAAAATTGGCAAAACAGCAATGACCGAAATGACGCTGGCGCCACACCAATGGAAATCTGCAGAATGGGCTTTTCAAAAAGGGCTTTTCTCAGTTTTATGCGAATTGTCTGTTTTAGATGCTGAGGTTGAAAGTTATGCTCAAAAACTAAGTTCATACAATCCCGAAGCTTTACACGAAATGAAAAAGATCATTTGGGAAGGAACTGAAACTTGGGAATCGCTTTTATTCGAACGTGCCGCCATTACAGGAAAATTAGTTTTGTCTGATTTTACAAGAACGGCTTTATTACAATTTAAAAAATAATCTTTGGATAAGATCCTGCAAGGTTTTCAAAACCTTGTAGGTTTTTGATTATTACAATAGAAAATTAAATACATTAATATACCTACAAAGTTTTAAAAACCTTGCAGGATAAAAAAAAATAAAATGAAACTCATTTCCCTATTCCAAAACGTAGACGTTGCGGAAAAAATTAAAAATGCTCCAGACAGCGGTTATCAAATAGGCGTTTTGATTGGATCTTTTATTCCGTTTGTTATTTTAATCGGGATTGCTTACTGGCTGTATAACCGTGCTAAAAAAAGAGATGAAAACGGTTATTAATTTGTAAATTTGCAAGCTTAAAATTAAAAATCGATGAGTAATATCAGAATTACAAAACAATTTAGTTTCGAAACCGGTCACGCGTTGTACGGTTACGACGGAAAATGCAAAAATGTTCACGGGCACAGTTATAAATTATCAGTAACTGTTATTGGTTCTCCAATTACGGATCGATCGAATGTGAAATTCGGAATGGTGATTGATTTTTCGGATCTAAAGAAGATTGTAAAAGAAGAAATCGTCGATCAGTTTGATCACGCAACTGTTTTCAATCAGACTACACCGCATGTTGAACTGGCAAATGAATTAAAAAACCGCGGTCATCATGTCATTTTAGTAGATTATCAGCCAACCAGCGAAAATATGGTGGTTGATTTTGCAGAAAGAATCATGGCACGTTTACCAAAAGGAATTTCTCTTTTCTCACTAAAACTTCAAGAAACCGAATCTTCATTTGCAGAATGGTACGCTTCTGATAATTTATAATTAAGTTAGAAGTTAAATGTTAAAAGTTAAAGGTTATAACCGAAAACGAGTAACACTACACTTCTAACTCATAACTCCCAACGTATAACTTCTAACCCATCTATGAAAAAAATATATTTTGCTTCAGATCAGCATTTTGGTGCGCCAACTCCTGAATTGAGTTTACCCCGTGAAAAGAAATTCGTGGCTTGGCTGGATGAGGTTAAAGAAGATGCCGAAGCCATTTTTTTGTTAGGAGATTTATTTGATTTTTGGTTTGAATATAAAACAGTTGTTCCAAAGGGTTTTGTGCGCATTTTAGGAAAACTGGCTGAAATTCGTGACAGCGGAATTCCGATTTATTTCTTTGTTGGAAATCATGATTTGTGGATGAATGATTATTTCGAAACTGAATTGAATATTCCAGTCTATCATGATAATAAAGAATTTACCTTTAACGGAAAAACGTTTTTAATTGGTCACGGAGATGGAAAAGGACCTGGTGATAAAGGATACAAAAGAATGAAAAAAGTCTTTACCAATCCGTTTTCAAAATGGCTTTTCCGCTGGCTTCATCCTGACGTTGGCGTAAGTTTAGCCCAATATTTATCGGTTAAAAACAAATTGATTTCTGGCGATGAAGACATTAAGTTTTTAGGCGAAGAAAAAGAATGGCTGATTTTGTACGCTAAGCGAAAGCTGGAAACCAAACACTATAATTATTTTGTCTTTGGACATCGACATCTGCCAATGATTCGTCAAGTTGGTGAAAATTCCGAATATGTTAATTTAGGCGATTGGATTGGTTATTTTACGTACGGCGTTTTTGATGGTGAAAAATTTGAAATTAAAGAATACAAAAAATAATTACTTTTTCGCATTTGGATAAATCCCAATTTTATGCGTTCTCAAAATATAATTCGATAATTGTTTGCTGTTTGAAAGCTGAAAACTAATCGCATTTGATGATTTTTTCGGCATGTGGCATTCAATACAATTACTGGCCATTAACTTCTCAGGCATTATTTTTAAAGTCGTTTCGTTGTGTTGTAATCCTTGGTGACAACTCATACAGATTTTTGAATACGAAGCCATACTTTTAGAAGCATTTTCATGTGGATTGTGGCATGTAATACAATCCATTTTTTGACTGTTGGCAAAACATTTACTTTGCGCCATTAATCGAAATTGATTTCCATGCACATCAAATTGAGTGGTATCGTTTATACTTCTTGTTTCACGGAAATAATCAGATAAATGATCTCCGGGTTTAAAATCAAAACGAGATTTTAATTTCATACCATCGTTTCCTGCATGACAAAGCGCACAGGCGTCTAGTTTTTGTTCTCTGCTTAAAGTTTTAAAACTCGTAATGTTATTGGCAACTTTTACGTTTGGATTTTTTAAATGAAATTCAACGTGTTTTTTAGCTGGACCATGGCAGCGCTCACAGTCAATTCCGTACACAATTGTTTTTTTGTCTACAACATCTTCAACTTCCATCGACATAAAATTTCGGTCTGCCGAGCTTTGATTAAGTGCTCTGGAACTAATATTGGAACTATGGCAAGCATAACAATCCTTAACTACCATTCGGTCAAAATAAGGTTTGTCGGCAGGAAAACCTGGACTTGTAGCCCAATTGTTTATAGAATGGTAAAAAGATACTGGAAGTTCGTAGGTATTGTTGTTTTTCCAGTAAACAGAAGTTTGCGCGTGTTTGGTTCCAAAAACGATTTCAAATTTATATCTCGCTGTTTCTTTGCCGTTTTTATATAAAACCTGATACAAACTATCGCCATCTTTTTCCATGACTAGTTTGGTGTCTTTATCGTAAATGAAAGTATGATTTTTCGAATCGAAATCGCCAGAAACATTTCCTAAAATAGCTGGCGCCGTCGCTTTAAAATGCGAACTTTTGAAAGCCATTTCAGATTGCACTTTATGGCATTGAATACAGCTTTCAGATCCTGCATAATCAGTTCCGCGAGGATCAATATATTCTTCAGATTTATTATTGCAGCTGACAAAGAGAATTGCCAGAAGTGCTAAGGTTAGTCGAAATACAGCTTTTTTCATTGCTGTAAATATACTTTTTTTTGAATGGAATCAAAATATATTTCAATAATGAAAAAATGTTGTTAAAATATTTGCAATACTTCTTAATTCATCCCAACGCCATACACATATTCGTCAAGTTCGATTTTAAATAAAGAACCTTCGACCAAATCTTTAATCGATTTTAATTCGGTCATCGAAACAGCTAAATCTATTGAATTACATGGTGTTTTCAATAAAAATTTATGAC
This is a stretch of genomic DNA from Flavobacterium endoglycinae. It encodes these proteins:
- a CDS encoding SMI1/KNR4 family protein → MEEIKNRVTECELEYDEIHELAPATNEEIEMITPYFSQPIPEELITFYKTVGGIESDEIFRIFSPENLFNQIQERAELEHNSIGIIDMIIAFWGNDRPEFQQYELLTEEETEKINKAFPCIGWIMSEEDNYESGEYFIFDKKGHFMNLYCHQDDLVKTKNQLLKLLESGLPERSLENVLEELFERAQGNLSRWD
- a CDS encoding oxidoreductase → MNLKYHAIIVISFLFIVSCKKEENKTIETPSAENAVVENDTLQNQEQSSLKESINLFTLIPKDSSDVAFVSLSDIYPVGEENDTLALPNIEKIGKQKAQYFTFEKNYRKRFLSKTNISESDSVFVYDYAKNKLASFLVKNLKTAAFLNGYSSEEDWPYHNYDFMIGFEINIKYLKGFSEYYRDAIVYVGKENPFAKQKLVPIDWKKITAKDFPSKPLKGEDQKTLKGTSKGTTYAFKTANYNYFLQDYLDNRKILFGRRLLVTDAKTKEIIIEKLYSQSEGTSPSPLNYEESPETINQWTGKLFKNKPEVVFGFLYESFGCPGISIIDKSNEEIYLQCDNRH
- a CDS encoding FeoB-associated Cys-rich membrane protein, producing MDINWTIIGIVAALVIILVVLTVRKNQKEKKKLTDLLNNDFKKTEEYEVNAEDSANEK
- a CDS encoding enoyl-CoA hydratase/isomerase family protein, which gives rise to MSLENLNGSLETSFQNTIATVQFGHPASNSFPRQLLDKLTAEINSLSRNETVSVIVLKSEGAKAFCSGASFDELLQVENEEEGKEFFSGFAHLLNAMRNCSKLIIGRVQGKAVGGGVGIISACDYVFAAKESDVKLSELAIGIGPFVIEPAVSRKIGKTAMTEMTLAPHQWKSAEWAFQKGLFSVLCELSVLDAEVESYAQKLSSYNPEALHEMKKIIWEGTETWESLLFERAAITGKLVLSDFTRTALLQFKK
- a CDS encoding 6-pyruvoyl trahydropterin synthase family protein, encoding MSNIRITKQFSFETGHALYGYDGKCKNVHGHSYKLSVTVIGSPITDRSNVKFGMVIDFSDLKKIVKEEIVDQFDHATVFNQTTPHVELANELKNRGHHVILVDYQPTSENMVVDFAERIMARLPKGISLFSLKLQETESSFAEWYASDNL
- a CDS encoding UDP-2,3-diacylglucosamine diphosphatase is translated as MKKIYFASDQHFGAPTPELSLPREKKFVAWLDEVKEDAEAIFLLGDLFDFWFEYKTVVPKGFVRILGKLAEIRDSGIPIYFFVGNHDLWMNDYFETELNIPVYHDNKEFTFNGKTFLIGHGDGKGPGDKGYKRMKKVFTNPFSKWLFRWLHPDVGVSLAQYLSVKNKLISGDEDIKFLGEEKEWLILYAKRKLETKHYNYFVFGHRHLPMIRQVGENSEYVNLGDWIGYFTYGVFDGEKFEIKEYKK
- a CDS encoding cytochrome c3 family protein is translated as MKKAVFRLTLALLAILFVSCNNKSEEYIDPRGTDYAGSESCIQCHKVQSEMAFKSSHFKATAPAILGNVSGDFDSKNHTFIYDKDTKLVMEKDGDSLYQVLYKNGKETARYKFEIVFGTKHAQTSVYWKNNNTYELPVSFYHSINNWATSPGFPADKPYFDRMVVKDCYACHSSNISSRALNQSSADRNFMSMEVEDVVDKKTIVYGIDCERCHGPAKKHVEFHLKNPNVKVANNITSFKTLSREQKLDACALCHAGNDGMKLKSRFDFKPGDHLSDYFRETRSINDTTQFDVHGNQFRLMAQSKCFANSQKMDCITCHNPHENASKSMASYSKICMSCHQGLQHNETTLKIMPEKLMASNCIECHMPKKSSNAISFQLSNSKQLSNYILRTHKIGIYPNAKK